A window of Patagioenas fasciata isolate bPatFas1 chromosome 5, bPatFas1.hap1, whole genome shotgun sequence contains these coding sequences:
- the CD151 gene encoding CD151 antigen, which yields MREYTEKKETCGAICLKYLLFIFNFFFWLAGGAVMAVGAWTLAEKSDYISLLSSSTYSATAYILVVAGVVVMVTGILGCCATFKERRNLLRVYFILLLCIFLLEIIAGILAYIYYQQLSMELKQNLKNTMTQKYRKAGEESVTSAVDKLQQEFKCCGSNNYTDWADSQWIKSPEASGRKVPDSCCKTITDLCGRRDHPSNIYKESGCITKLENFIQEHLKIIGAVGISIACVQIFGMIFTCCLYKSLKPEPY from the exons ATGCGTGAGTATacagaaaagaaggaaacatGTGGGGCCATCTGTCTCAAGTACCTACTCTTCATCTTCAACTTCTTTTTCTGG CTGGCTGGCGGGGCTGTGATGGCCGTGGGTGCCTGGACCCTTGCTGAGAAGAGTGACTACATCAGCCTGCTCTCCTCCAGCACGTATTCGGCAACTGCTTATATTCTGGTGGTGGCTGGGGTGGTTGTCATGGTTACCGGCATCCTTGGTTGCTGTGCCACCTTCAAAGAGCGTCGGAATTTGCTAAGAGTG TACTTCATATTGTTACTGTGCATCTTTCTCCTGGAGATCATTGCTGGAATCCTGGCCTATATCTATTATCAGCAG TTGAGCATGGAGCTGAAGCAAAATTTGAAGAACACTATGACCCAGAAGTACCGGAAGGCAGGAGAAGAGAGTGTTACCAGTGCAGTAGACAAACTGCAGCAGGAG TTCAAGTGCTGTGGGAGCAACAACTACACAGACTGGGCTGACAGCCAGTGGATCAAATCTCCAGAGGCCAGTGGACGGAAAGTCCCAGACAGCTGCTGTAAGACAATAACCGACCTGTGTGGCCGAAGAGACCATCCTTCCAACATCTACAAGGAG AGCGGTTGCATTACCAAGCTGGAAAACTTCATTCAAGAGCATCTGAAAATTATCGGGGCAGTGGGGATCAGCATTGCTTGTGTGCAG ATCTTCGGgatgattttcacctgctgcttgtaCAAGAGTTTAAAGCCAGAACCATATTAA